A DNA window from Rossellomorea marisflavi contains the following coding sequences:
- a CDS encoding VOC family protein, which yields MIKGLYEAHLPVSDLERAIGFYEGLGLKLAKKYKKTAFFWIVENESWIGLWEGEQANIPYHASIRHIAFRVDLEDLSTAKEWLKERGIAMREAFGFQPVEPIVMPDQAHAMVYFHDPDGNSLEFICRLDSEPVDEPDMYLSEWEAHVEVKSS from the coding sequence ATGATCAAAGGACTATACGAAGCCCATTTACCCGTCAGCGATCTTGAGCGCGCGATTGGATTTTATGAAGGACTCGGGCTGAAGCTCGCCAAGAAATACAAGAAGACCGCCTTCTTCTGGATCGTGGAGAATGAAAGCTGGATCGGGCTGTGGGAAGGCGAGCAGGCAAACATCCCCTATCACGCGTCGATCAGGCACATCGCCTTCCGGGTCGACCTGGAAGACTTGAGCACGGCGAAGGAGTGGCTGAAGGAACGCGGCATTGCCATGAGGGAAGCGTTCGGATTCCAACCTGTGGAGCCGATCGTCATGCCCGATCAGGCGCACGCCATGGTTTATTTCCATGACCCGGACGGGAATTCCCTTGAGTTCATCTGCAGGCTGGACAGTGAGCCGGTAGATGAACCGGATATGTATTTGAGTGAGTGGGAGGCACATGTAGAAGTTAAGTCTTCATGA
- a CDS encoding ABC transporter ATP-binding protein, with the protein MDFSIVCKGLRKEFQGDGIKTRALDEVNATFKKGEFVSIVGTSGSGKSTLLSILGTLDSPTSGSILYNNEDIKTYNKNGLADFRFNHIGFIFQQFHLLPTLTSLENVMAPLFSRNVSYNKKERAEAVLERVGLKDKMNSLPSQLSGGQQQRVAIARAIVHEPHWLLADEPTGNLDTETGDIIFSLLTELNREKGCGVIFVTHDPALAAKADRMIEMKDGKILSDKELARV; encoded by the coding sequence ATGGACTTTTCCATCGTATGCAAAGGGTTGAGGAAGGAATTCCAGGGGGACGGCATCAAGACGCGCGCCCTGGACGAAGTGAATGCCACATTCAAGAAGGGCGAGTTTGTGTCCATCGTCGGGACATCGGGGTCGGGGAAATCAACCCTCCTGAGCATACTCGGTACATTGGACAGTCCCACTTCAGGGAGTATCCTCTATAACAACGAAGACATTAAAACGTATAACAAAAACGGGCTCGCCGACTTCAGGTTCAATCATATCGGCTTCATCTTCCAGCAGTTTCATCTGCTTCCGACCCTTACATCACTGGAAAACGTCATGGCTCCCCTTTTCTCAAGGAATGTATCATATAACAAAAAAGAACGGGCAGAAGCCGTCCTCGAGCGGGTGGGGCTGAAGGATAAAATGAACTCCCTGCCGTCCCAGCTTTCAGGCGGGCAGCAGCAGAGGGTGGCGATCGCCAGGGCCATTGTGCATGAGCCCCACTGGCTCCTTGCCGATGAGCCGACAGGGAACCTTGATACGGAGACTGGGGATATCATATTTTCCCTTCTGACCGAACTGAATCGCGAGAAGGGCTGCGGGGTGATATTCGTGACCCATGATCCGGCCCTTGCTGCCAAGGCAGACCGGATGATCGAGATGAAGGACGGGAAGATCCTGTCGGATAAGGAGCTGGCCCGGGTATGA
- a CDS encoding GNAT family N-acetyltransferase translates to MTSHYTIRQAQMKDAPRLSTIRPIIDGETEFMDREKGEAFITPEGFRTIIQTDEETPNHLFLVAETDGEIVGFSRCEGSPLKRSAHRVEFGVCLLKAHWGNGIGRKLLEQSLQWADAQQIRKVTLSVLADNHKAIKLYEQYGFITEGILVDDKRLSDGTYHDTLIMGRIQTSHLPPG, encoded by the coding sequence ATGACCAGCCACTATACCATCCGCCAGGCGCAAATGAAAGATGCACCACGACTATCCACCATCCGTCCCATTATCGATGGCGAGACTGAATTCATGGACCGGGAAAAGGGGGAGGCCTTCATCACGCCTGAAGGATTCCGCACGATCATCCAAACGGATGAAGAAACGCCCAATCATCTTTTCCTCGTAGCGGAAACGGACGGTGAGATCGTAGGATTCTCCCGGTGCGAAGGAAGTCCACTGAAACGTTCCGCCCATAGAGTTGAATTCGGCGTCTGCCTTCTGAAGGCCCACTGGGGAAACGGCATCGGCCGCAAGCTCCTTGAACAGTCGCTGCAGTGGGCAGACGCCCAGCAGATCAGAAAGGTCACCCTCTCCGTCCTCGCCGACAACCATAAAGCCATCAAGCTCTACGAACAGTACGGCTTTATAACCGAAGGCATCCTGGTGGACGACAAACGGTTGAGCGATGGAACCTACCACGACACGCTGATCATGGGAAGGATCCAAACGTCACACCTGCCGCCAGGCTGA
- a CDS encoding ArsR/SmtB family transcription factor produces the protein MVTQTFKALSEPTRVRILHLLAQKEHSVNEIAEKLSLLQTTVSHQLRFLKNLRLVKYRRQGTTLFYSADDDHVMNLLQQTIHHARHH, from the coding sequence ATGGTCACACAGACGTTCAAGGCCTTATCGGAGCCGACCCGGGTGAGGATCCTTCATTTGTTGGCGCAAAAAGAGCATTCCGTCAATGAAATCGCCGAGAAGCTTTCACTCCTGCAGACGACGGTTTCACATCAGCTCAGGTTCCTGAAGAACCTCCGTCTCGTCAAGTATCGCCGTCAGGGAACGACCCTATTTTATTCAGCGGATGACGATCATGTGATGAATCTTTTGCAGCAAACGATCCACCACGCACGGCACCATTAA
- a CDS encoding mannitol-1-phosphate 5-dehydrogenase: protein MNKTIHFGAGNIGRGFIGALFAQSGYHVTFVDIADTIINKLNEEGTYQVKLATESNESETITNVSGLNNLHQEDEVVAGIAEATYLTTAIGPNILPRIAPLIAKGIEARLEKTSEPLYVIACENQISATDLLKGYILEHLSESTVSKMEGNVHFFNSAVDRIVPIQDQDSLDVLVEPYYEWVVETSETIPPVNGMTIVDELAPFIERKLFTVNTGHAVIAYLGYLQGKETIDQTLADEAIAHQVRETLKETGAYLVKEYGLNEEDHLAYIEKIISRFQNAYLNDGVTRVGRAPIRKLGPEDRLIRPTTQAAKAGLGYTNLAKAIAAALLFDNPQDPEAVEVQSIIKEHGVAGALKEISALDPDSAITKEIIAQYDALKA from the coding sequence ATGAATAAAACGATCCACTTTGGAGCAGGAAACATCGGCAGGGGCTTTATCGGAGCCCTATTCGCCCAATCAGGCTATCACGTCACCTTCGTCGATATCGCCGACACCATCATCAACAAGCTGAACGAAGAAGGCACCTATCAGGTGAAGCTTGCAACGGAATCAAACGAGTCTGAAACCATCACCAACGTCTCAGGGTTGAATAACCTCCACCAGGAAGACGAAGTCGTCGCAGGCATCGCAGAAGCGACCTACCTTACAACAGCCATCGGACCGAATATCCTGCCGCGCATCGCCCCCCTCATCGCCAAGGGAATTGAAGCGCGCCTGGAGAAAACATCCGAGCCGCTCTATGTGATCGCATGTGAAAACCAGATCAGTGCAACCGACCTGTTGAAAGGATACATCCTTGAGCACCTTTCTGAATCAACCGTCAGCAAGATGGAAGGGAACGTCCACTTCTTCAACTCCGCCGTCGACCGCATCGTGCCGATCCAGGATCAGGATTCACTCGACGTCCTTGTCGAACCTTACTACGAATGGGTCGTGGAAACGTCTGAAACCATCCCGCCGGTCAACGGAATGACCATCGTGGATGAGCTCGCTCCATTCATCGAGCGCAAACTGTTCACCGTCAACACAGGACATGCCGTCATCGCCTACCTCGGCTACCTTCAAGGGAAGGAAACGATCGATCAGACCCTTGCCGATGAAGCCATCGCCCACCAGGTGCGTGAGACGCTGAAAGAAACAGGAGCATACCTTGTGAAGGAATACGGCTTGAATGAAGAGGATCACCTCGCCTACATCGAGAAGATCATCTCCCGCTTCCAAAACGCCTACCTGAACGACGGTGTCACCAGGGTTGGCCGCGCACCAATCCGTAAACTCGGACCGGAAGACCGTCTGATCCGCCCGACCACACAGGCAGCCAAAGCTGGCCTTGGCTACACGAATCTCGCAAAAGCCATCGCAGCTGCCCTGCTCTTCGACAACCCGCAAGATCCGGAAGCCGTCGAAGTTCAATCCATCATCAAAGAACACGGCGTAGCCGGTGCACTGAAAGAGATCAGCGCACTCGATCCAGACAGTGCCATCACGAAAGAAATCATCGCCCAGTACGACGCGTTGAAAGCATAA
- a CDS encoding heavy metal translocating P-type ATPase, with amino-acid sequence MKEYKLQGLSCSNCAREMEEEINKLDNGEGSRILYNSSKMVLADGVDMGRVEKILHADGAAIQKDDHDHGAHGHDHSHTSSSRMKMLLGVSAVIFLLAIFVDSVINHPASIALYLSAAAISGYPTFLKGAKNLFRLKFNIDTLMTIALIGAFSIGEWKEGTLVAILFGVNELLEGMGMEKARRSMEELLKVAPKEAILLKDGEESVVPIASLKVGDIVLVKSGQKIPSDGIVESGKSSVNEAAITGEAMPVEKQPGEAVFGGSINNEGVLKVSIQKEYHDSSLAKILHLVEEAQETKTPTEQFINTFAKYYTPLIMIIAALVIVIPPLFLNGEWGEWFYQGLAVLIVGCPCALILSSPIAIVSGIARNAKNGILVKGGVFLEQLGKIDTIAFDKTGTLTKGEPHVEQVKIYDDRFFTIAGSIEKSSSHPIAKAVMERLAREDLTFIEPDEINTITGQGVSAILNGRTYKVGNENSISFGLSDEMNGEIQRLKREGYTLVIVSDEEQVLGLFGITDEIREESHDIIERLHSAGIKRTVMLTGDHDRTAEKVASKVGLTDYYASLLPDEKVAKVKELTRTGRVAMVGDGINDAPALATADLGIAMGKGTDSAIETADLVLMQDHLGKLPSAIRIAKRVNRIIKINITLALGLKLIALLLTIPGLLTLWIAILSDMGATILVTLISLTVMLGEKKQG; translated from the coding sequence ATGAAAGAATACAAACTCCAGGGTCTATCCTGCAGTAACTGCGCGCGGGAAATGGAAGAGGAGATCAATAAGCTTGATAACGGGGAAGGATCCAGGATCCTTTACAACAGCAGCAAGATGGTGCTCGCCGACGGGGTCGACATGGGACGTGTGGAGAAGATTTTGCACGCGGATGGAGCAGCAATCCAGAAGGATGATCATGACCACGGGGCTCACGGCCATGATCATTCCCACACAAGCAGCAGCCGGATGAAGATGCTCCTTGGTGTATCAGCGGTCATTTTCCTCCTGGCGATTTTCGTTGACTCGGTGATCAATCATCCAGCATCGATTGCCCTGTATCTTTCCGCCGCCGCCATCAGCGGATATCCCACGTTCCTCAAGGGAGCAAAGAACCTGTTCCGCCTGAAGTTCAACATCGATACGCTCATGACCATCGCCCTCATCGGGGCCTTCTCCATCGGTGAATGGAAGGAAGGTACGCTTGTGGCGATCCTGTTCGGCGTCAATGAGCTCCTCGAAGGCATGGGCATGGAGAAAGCGCGCCGCTCCATGGAAGAGCTGCTGAAAGTCGCACCGAAGGAAGCCATCCTGTTGAAAGACGGGGAAGAGAGCGTCGTACCGATCGCAAGCCTCAAGGTGGGGGACATCGTCCTCGTGAAGTCGGGACAGAAGATCCCGTCCGACGGGATTGTGGAATCGGGCAAAAGCTCCGTGAACGAAGCCGCCATCACCGGGGAAGCGATGCCGGTTGAAAAACAACCGGGAGAAGCCGTATTCGGTGGCAGCATCAACAACGAAGGGGTCCTGAAGGTATCCATCCAGAAGGAATACCATGATTCATCCCTCGCCAAGATCCTCCATCTGGTGGAAGAGGCACAGGAGACGAAGACCCCGACGGAGCAGTTCATCAACACGTTTGCCAAGTATTACACCCCGCTCATCATGATCATTGCGGCCTTGGTCATCGTCATCCCACCCCTGTTCCTGAACGGGGAGTGGGGAGAGTGGTTCTACCAAGGGCTTGCCGTCCTCATCGTCGGCTGTCCGTGCGCCTTGATCCTGTCGTCTCCCATTGCCATCGTCTCAGGGATCGCCCGCAACGCGAAGAACGGGATCCTCGTCAAAGGCGGGGTGTTCCTCGAGCAGCTCGGGAAAATCGACACCATTGCCTTCGATAAGACCGGCACGCTCACAAAAGGGGAACCCCATGTGGAGCAGGTGAAGATCTACGACGACCGCTTCTTCACCATCGCCGGGTCCATCGAGAAATCCTCTTCCCATCCCATCGCCAAAGCCGTCATGGAGCGACTGGCGAGAGAGGACCTCACCTTCATCGAACCCGACGAGATCAACACGATCACCGGGCAAGGGGTCTCGGCCATCCTGAACGGCCGGACATACAAGGTAGGGAATGAAAACAGCATCTCCTTTGGACTATCAGACGAGATGAACGGTGAAATCCAACGGCTCAAGCGGGAAGGCTACACCCTGGTCATCGTCTCCGATGAAGAGCAGGTCCTCGGCCTCTTCGGAATTACCGATGAGATCCGGGAAGAGAGCCATGACATCATCGAACGCCTCCACTCAGCAGGCATCAAGCGTACGGTCATGCTCACGGGCGACCACGACCGTACGGCCGAGAAAGTCGCGAGCAAAGTCGGACTGACCGACTATTATGCGAGCCTGCTGCCAGACGAAAAGGTCGCCAAGGTCAAAGAGCTCACCAGGACCGGCCGCGTGGCCATGGTGGGCGACGGCATCAACGACGCCCCGGCCCTCGCCACGGCCGACCTCGGGATCGCCATGGGGAAAGGGACCGACAGCGCCATCGAGACCGCCGACCTCGTCCTCATGCAGGACCATCTCGGCAAGCTCCCATCGGCTATCAGGATCGCCAAACGGGTGAACCGCATCATCAAAATCAACATCACCCTCGCCCTGGGACTCAAGCTCATCGCCCTGCTCCTCACGATCCCGGGTCTGCTGACGCTCTGGATCGCCATCCTGTCTGACATGGGTGCCACGATCCTCGTCACGCTCATCAGTCTGACGGTCATGCTTGGGGAAAAGAAACAGGGTTGA
- a CDS encoding BglG family transcription antiterminator, whose amino-acid sequence MFITSREKAIIELIVKTSGKHTVHSLSAYLNVSGRTIQRNLKSIEGVLKQHQLELMRTPADGLFISGKNENIYRLIQQLAESEPTDETPEERKLRLLVTLLEGGSSFKMSVLANELGISISSLTTILDEVADWLAKFNVTLTRKRGVGVEVAADEGSRRHALASFSIVYFYEEIIDSLYSLQKGQDSVLPVLGFYEPELLLATYESLGIVLDQEGVNLVDSDFVGLVVHICLSIQRVRRGHVLQSQGTPDESREYSLMKSVADVLRERLSVTITEADVAFWSVILRGSKLQEPGATYYDSVFLGHLVKKLVSDVSVKLTVDLTDDFSLYQGLMAHMGPSIFRLQQKMELFNPLTDEIKKKYPVLFLAVKDSLELEFPDMIFPDAEVAYIVLHFGSALLMNEEKVKVDAVIVCPTGIGASKMLASRIKKELKIINPVGILSLNDFRDADPDDYDIVISTVRLPFTNLDYILVSPLLSEEDIAIIQTYVQNNIERITSRKYLKPVKPVKIEKKPTEIRGLLQEIKDVHTSIESILDHFRVYRKQSVTDHFTVMNEMVRQAKLDGLVTDEGKVMDKLMEREQRGGLGIPGTNMGLFHCLDPHVTQLVFQVAHLDKPFLIKGMNGKPMEMKSLLLMLAPEGLSERENEILSLISTSLIENQASMMIYSSTNEAMIYRKLEELFLDYVQQNLIKE is encoded by the coding sequence ATGTTCATTACATCCAGGGAAAAAGCGATCATCGAACTGATTGTGAAAACCTCGGGTAAACATACCGTCCACTCCCTTTCTGCGTATTTGAACGTAAGCGGACGGACAATCCAGCGCAACCTGAAGTCCATTGAGGGCGTACTGAAGCAGCATCAACTCGAGCTCATGCGGACACCTGCCGATGGTCTTTTCATCAGCGGGAAAAATGAAAACATCTACAGGCTCATCCAACAGCTGGCGGAATCCGAACCGACGGATGAAACACCTGAAGAGAGGAAGCTCCGGCTCCTCGTCACCCTTCTCGAGGGAGGCTCCTCTTTCAAGATGAGCGTTCTGGCCAATGAGCTGGGCATCAGCATCTCAAGCCTGACGACCATCCTTGATGAAGTCGCGGACTGGCTAGCCAAGTTCAACGTGACGCTCACCCGGAAGCGGGGGGTGGGGGTGGAAGTAGCAGCCGATGAAGGAAGCCGCCGCCATGCCCTGGCAAGCTTCTCCATCGTGTATTTCTACGAGGAGATTATCGACAGCCTCTATTCCCTGCAAAAAGGGCAGGATAGCGTACTGCCTGTTCTCGGGTTTTATGAACCTGAGCTTCTCCTTGCTACTTATGAATCGCTCGGAATCGTATTGGATCAGGAAGGTGTGAACCTGGTCGACAGTGATTTCGTCGGCCTTGTCGTCCACATCTGCCTCTCCATCCAGCGGGTGCGGAGGGGCCATGTCCTTCAGAGCCAAGGAACTCCCGACGAATCAAGGGAATACAGCCTCATGAAGTCTGTCGCAGACGTCCTCAGGGAAAGGCTCTCCGTGACGATCACAGAGGCCGATGTCGCCTTCTGGTCGGTCATCCTCCGGGGATCGAAGCTGCAGGAACCGGGTGCCACCTATTATGATAGTGTGTTCCTCGGTCATCTTGTGAAGAAACTCGTGAGCGATGTTTCGGTCAAGCTCACCGTCGATCTGACGGATGATTTCTCCCTGTATCAGGGGCTCATGGCGCATATGGGACCGTCGATCTTCCGCCTTCAACAGAAGATGGAGCTCTTCAACCCCCTGACGGATGAGATCAAGAAGAAGTACCCGGTCCTGTTCCTCGCCGTGAAGGACAGCCTGGAGCTAGAGTTTCCCGACATGATATTCCCCGATGCGGAGGTCGCCTATATCGTCCTCCACTTCGGATCGGCCCTTCTCATGAACGAAGAGAAGGTGAAGGTCGATGCCGTCATCGTCTGTCCGACAGGCATCGGAGCGTCCAAGATGCTCGCAAGCAGGATCAAGAAGGAACTGAAGATCATCAATCCCGTCGGCATCTTATCCCTGAATGACTTCAGGGATGCCGATCCCGACGACTATGATATCGTCATATCCACCGTGCGCCTTCCGTTCACCAATCTGGATTATATCCTTGTCAGCCCGCTCTTGAGCGAAGAGGATATCGCGATTATTCAGACGTACGTCCAGAACAACATTGAGCGGATCACAAGCAGGAAATACCTGAAGCCGGTGAAACCGGTAAAAATAGAGAAGAAGCCGACGGAGATCCGCGGACTTCTGCAGGAAATCAAAGACGTCCACACAAGCATCGAATCGATCCTGGATCACTTCCGCGTGTACCGGAAGCAATCCGTGACGGATCATTTCACCGTCATGAACGAAATGGTCCGCCAGGCGAAGCTGGATGGCCTCGTGACCGATGAAGGAAAGGTCATGGACAAGCTGATGGAAAGGGAACAGCGGGGCGGACTTGGGATTCCCGGAACGAATATGGGGCTATTCCACTGCCTCGACCCCCACGTCACCCAGCTCGTGTTCCAGGTGGCGCATCTCGACAAGCCGTTCCTCATCAAAGGGATGAACGGGAAGCCCATGGAGATGAAGAGCCTTCTCCTCATGCTGGCCCCGGAAGGGTTAAGTGAAAGGGAAAACGAAATCCTCAGCCTCATCTCCACGAGCCTCATTGAAAACCAGGCGTCCATGATGATCTATTCTTCCACCAACGAGGCCATGATCTATCGAAAGCTCGAAGAACTCTTCTTAGACTATGTTCAACAAAACCTTATAAAGGAATGA
- a CDS encoding ABC transporter permease: MIRFIWNNWWRNKGRFILLLVGALIVSTGLSYLVGVTQSNNGTIVEELQNRWESSYHIVVRPPDTRSVTEELNLLEPNYQSGLSGGITMEQYEKIKTMEDIDVAAPIAMIGFMNNSIEMNTLTISEPGVYRLKITDETDTGAGIRKDGGNTYFTVGNWQPEGLGKEYGASPFMGEQSLEMGSEVMIAGVDPEAESALVGLDQSVLDEAGSRYFKPDDQAEVVEYEDEDFTQTRIPVLLSNREYVESKVTYTLMKLDLPFSTEEQAKTMEKVKENGGQDYLEKQSGEEVKSYTFTTEEAHKKILDQAMHPDPELSTTKENFIAFQATPVNYRPVSSPFSERWPFAYEVEPYEIPEGVPLAETDAYRPVKMFGDGSFNDWKRVKIDVKGIFDPAKLNISKDPLTELPMETYFPSKSNLVLDQNGEPVNPPQEMKPLNNPYGFLTKPPMMLTTLDAAAELMGEKPISSIRIKVAGVEAMTDESEKTLQEVAKRIEDETGLITDITLGSSPQPALTHIPGIKGEESIGWVEQPWIKIGSSMTIFKEAKVGLSGVIASVILVAIIYVFSSNLIMMYTRKKEFAVLLSIGWRPVQLSRMLFTEALILGTFVSVVSWIILGYFTVTSTVETSPFRFLLMGLFGILIYLLGTMIPAYLVGKIKPYESMKAGEISHIGRRLIPSAAIWSMSLNSFLSRWKRSCLSVVSIALPTSLFVVFLFITYRLKGVMFATWLGEYVAMEVSSMHYIAMGVALLIAILTTTEIMWQNISERQPEIALLKSIGWKNRSIRSLVLYEGAFSGLFAGIIGIFIAFVFVWKIYGEPPLEHAPFFALAIVIPILTGMAGALFPAHKAVKVQPYQALGGTAEHSGKTEKRVKVTLGVATAILFIGLVTILSQAIPDSKPAVTTADTKDVKGTDGAIQTSTAPSKDETKSDAKPEAKPEGEEVALDREFWKVIEFEKPWNADPLQYTFRLDEPKKAKANTKSIVIKARIQNLTTEDEWDDYKITGQFLKDQDGKEYQPVDTEVISRKNWNGIRMKPGGEAIVSLAFEVPKNKENFNFILSRVSQPGDVVIKHIDKGL, from the coding sequence ATGATCAGATTCATATGGAATAACTGGTGGCGCAATAAAGGGCGCTTTATCCTGCTCCTCGTCGGGGCACTCATCGTCAGCACGGGACTCAGCTACCTGGTCGGGGTCACCCAGTCAAACAACGGGACGATCGTCGAAGAGCTGCAGAACAGGTGGGAATCCTCGTATCATATCGTCGTGCGCCCGCCTGATACGAGAAGTGTCACGGAGGAGTTGAATCTCCTCGAGCCCAACTATCAGAGTGGGCTCTCCGGTGGCATCACGATGGAACAGTATGAAAAAATCAAAACGATGGAAGACATTGATGTCGCAGCCCCCATCGCCATGATCGGCTTCATGAACAATTCCATCGAGATGAATACATTGACCATATCCGAGCCCGGAGTGTACCGCCTGAAGATCACCGATGAAACGGATACAGGTGCAGGCATCCGGAAAGATGGGGGCAATACGTACTTCACGGTAGGGAACTGGCAACCGGAAGGTCTCGGGAAGGAGTACGGGGCTTCGCCCTTCATGGGCGAACAGTCCCTCGAGATGGGTTCTGAAGTCATGATCGCCGGGGTGGACCCGGAAGCGGAAAGCGCCCTTGTCGGACTTGATCAGTCTGTCCTTGATGAAGCAGGGAGCCGATATTTTAAACCGGACGATCAAGCCGAAGTGGTGGAGTATGAAGATGAAGACTTCACCCAGACCAGGATACCCGTCCTCCTCAGCAACCGGGAGTACGTAGAGAGCAAGGTCACCTATACGCTCATGAAACTTGATCTTCCGTTTTCTACTGAGGAACAGGCAAAAACGATGGAGAAGGTGAAGGAGAACGGAGGGCAAGACTACCTGGAGAAACAGTCGGGTGAAGAGGTAAAGTCCTACACCTTCACAACCGAGGAGGCCCATAAAAAAATCCTCGATCAGGCGATGCATCCTGATCCCGAATTGAGTACCACCAAGGAGAATTTCATCGCCTTTCAAGCAACCCCGGTCAACTACCGCCCGGTAAGCAGTCCGTTTTCCGAGCGATGGCCGTTTGCCTATGAGGTGGAGCCTTACGAGATCCCTGAAGGGGTACCCCTCGCTGAAACCGACGCCTATCGTCCCGTCAAGATGTTCGGGGATGGGAGTTTCAACGATTGGAAGCGGGTGAAGATCGATGTCAAAGGAATCTTTGACCCTGCGAAGCTCAACATCTCAAAGGATCCGTTGACAGAGCTTCCCATGGAAACCTACTTCCCTTCGAAGTCGAATCTCGTGCTCGATCAAAACGGTGAGCCTGTGAACCCTCCTCAGGAAATGAAGCCCCTGAACAATCCGTATGGGTTCCTGACAAAGCCGCCGATGATGCTGACGACCCTTGATGCCGCAGCGGAATTGATGGGAGAGAAGCCGATTTCGTCGATCCGGATCAAGGTCGCAGGCGTGGAAGCCATGACCGATGAAAGTGAAAAGACACTTCAGGAAGTCGCCAAGCGGATCGAGGACGAAACCGGACTCATCACCGATATCACCCTCGGGTCATCGCCTCAGCCGGCCCTGACCCATATCCCGGGCATCAAGGGAGAAGAGTCCATCGGCTGGGTGGAACAGCCGTGGATCAAAATCGGTTCATCCATGACGATCTTCAAGGAAGCAAAAGTGGGCTTGAGCGGGGTGATCGCAAGCGTCATCCTGGTGGCCATCATCTACGTGTTCTCATCGAACCTCATCATGATGTACACGAGGAAGAAGGAGTTCGCCGTCCTATTATCCATCGGTTGGAGACCGGTCCAGCTGTCGCGGATGCTCTTCACGGAAGCCCTGATCCTCGGGACCTTCGTGTCGGTGGTGAGCTGGATCATCCTCGGATACTTCACCGTCACCTCCACGGTGGAGACGTCGCCGTTCAGATTCCTTCTCATGGGGCTGTTCGGCATCCTGATCTATCTGCTCGGAACGATGATCCCTGCGTATCTTGTCGGGAAGATCAAACCGTATGAATCCATGAAGGCAGGAGAGATCTCCCATATCGGCAGGAGGCTGATCCCATCCGCTGCGATCTGGTCCATGAGCCTGAACTCCTTCCTGTCGAGATGGAAGCGGAGCTGCCTGTCAGTGGTCTCCATTGCCCTTCCGACCAGCCTGTTCGTGGTGTTCCTCTTCATCACCTACCGGTTGAAGGGGGTCATGTTCGCGACCTGGCTCGGGGAGTACGTCGCCATGGAAGTAAGCTCGATGCATTACATCGCCATGGGCGTCGCCTTATTGATTGCCATCCTCACCACAACGGAAATCATGTGGCAAAACATTTCGGAGCGTCAGCCCGAAATCGCCCTGCTGAAATCCATCGGGTGGAAGAATCGTTCCATCCGCTCCCTGGTTCTCTATGAAGGGGCATTCAGCGGACTGTTCGCCGGCATCATCGGCATCTTCATCGCCTTTGTATTTGTTTGGAAAATCTACGGGGAACCGCCTCTGGAGCATGCGCCATTTTTTGCCCTGGCCATTGTCATCCCGATCCTGACGGGGATGGCGGGAGCGCTTTTCCCCGCACACAAAGCGGTGAAAGTCCAGCCTTATCAAGCGCTTGGCGGCACAGCGGAGCATTCGGGGAAAACGGAGAAGCGGGTGAAGGTCACCTTGGGTGTGGCGACTGCAATCCTCTTCATCGGCCTTGTCACCATCTTATCTCAAGCGATCCCTGACTCGAAACCGGCTGTCACCACCGCTGATACCAAGGATGTGAAGGGGACGGATGGAGCAATCCAAACATCCACCGCCCCTTCAAAAGACGAAACAAAATCGGATGCTAAACCTGAAGCCAAACCGGAAGGCGAAGAGGTGGCCTTGGACCGCGAATTCTGGAAAGTAATCGAATTCGAAAAGCCGTGGAACGCCGATCCCCTTCAGTATACGTTCAGGCTGGATGAACCTAAGAAAGCCAAGGCAAACACGAAATCCATCGTCATCAAAGCACGGATCCAGAACCTGACGACGGAAGATGAGTGGGATGACTATAAGATCACCGGACAGTTCTTAAAGGATCAGGATGGGAAAGAATACCAGCCTGTCGACACCGAGGTCATTTCCCGCAAGAACTGGAACGGGATCCGGATGAAGCCGGGAGGGGAAGCGATTGTTTCCCTAGCGTTCGAAGTACCGAAAAACAAGGAAAACTTCAATTTCATTCTGTCCCGTGTCTCCCAGCCTGGGGATGTCGTGATCAAGCACATAGACAAGGGACTCTGA